ATCCCAAAACCAAAGTTTCCAGTATCTGAGAAGTTGTTTTTTCTTAACTCATACTCCCGCACCTTTAGACCCTTCTCCAAGatttcttctgccttggcccctCGAACTGTGCAGTGGACAGCAATCTTTTCATTTCTCCGGATGCCAAAGGACCTGACAGTGTATCTAGCTTTGGAAAACACAGGGGTTTGCCCTGTGAGCTGCTCCAAAACCTTGGCTGCTCGAGTCAGTCTGTCTCCACTCTCCCCAACACAGATGTTGAGACAGAGCTTGCGGATGCGAAGTTCCCGCATGGGGTTCTCCTTTTCACCTTGATCCTGCGCCATAATTGAGTACAGGAAGAGAAAAACGaatttttcctatattttgaaTCCATGTTATTAACTGCATTTAAGTTTAGAATCATTATATTTTCctagtaaataaaatattcttgcaATAGGTAATGATCCTCTTCATGTCAATCAAAGCTTTTTGCCCAAATGTCTATTTGTATTATACTAATATAGCTTCATCAGTTTTTATACTTCATCAGTTTCTTTTGATACTTATTTGTCTATCTTTTTAAAGATATGTGCCTATACCTTAAGTATgtctttaaaaacacttttatatattgttggtgggagtgtaaatgagttcaaccaccatggaaagcagtgtggtgattcctcaaagacctaaaaacagaactacccattcgacccagcaatcgcattactgggtatatccccaaaggaagataaatcattctatcataaagaaatgcaagtgtatgttcactgcagcactattcacaatagcaaagacatagaatcaacctaaatgcccatcagtgacagattggataaagacagtgtggtatatatacaccatggaatgctatgcagccataaaaaagaatgagatcatgttctgtgcaggaacatggatgcagctgaaggccattatctttagcaaactaatgcaggaacagaaaatcaagtaccacatgttctcactcataagtggaagctaaatgatgagagcacatggacacacggGAGGGAACAATATACACTGGGGTCTAttggagggtgaagggtgggaggagggagaagatcaggaaaaataactgatgggtactaggcttaacaaCTGggagacaaaataatctgtacaacaaacccccatgacacaagctcacctataaaacaaacctgcacatgtacccctgaacttaaaataaaagttaaaaaaacaacatttttcaAAACTTGTTATGTATTTAATCCTATCACCCTTTCCTATGCTATTACTGTAATACTTTTTGGTTCTAGTTTGATATTTTTAACTCTCACAAATTCaatattgttcttttaatttgtatagttaataattatttaGATTTACCCACACTTtgctattttctttattcatgacTTCTTGTATCTTAGACCTTACTTCTGcaatcattttctttccatttgaagTATACTCTAGAATTTTCCCAGTAAGGGTCTGTTGTTAGTAACATCTGTTTGCCTGGAAATGCATTTCACCTtcttcctgaaagacagtttCTCTAGGCATTAAATTCCATTTTTTCTCAGCATTCTGAAGATATTATTTCACTGTCTTCTGGTAATCACTGTTGCTATGGAAGTCAGTTGTCATTCTAACTGCCATCCTGTATGGGTTCCCTTTTTATTTGGAGCTGCTTTCATGATCTTTTTGAATCTAGTGTTCTTACATTTGACTATGACATATCTAgatatgaatttatatttttactacttTACTGAGGTGTAATTGACTACAATAAGCTGCACATTTTTAGAGTATACAATTTTGATGTTGCTTGACATATGTATTTACCCGTGAAACCATCATTacaatcaaaataataaacataccTATCACATCCAAAAGTCTCCTCATGCCCTTTTATAATCTAACTTTCCTTCTCACCATCCTCATGCAATCATTgatctattttacttatttatattgtGTTTTCAATAATTTTACAACAATGGAATTATAAGGCATGCATTTTTGTCTGAATTCTTTCTCTTAGCATAGTtactttgagattcattcatgttgtttcaTACatcaataattgttttattttcagtagtaTTCCAAAGTACTGATACACAATAATTGTTTATTCACTaactgttgatagacatttgcattctttccaacttttggctattacaaaaaaagctgccataaacattcacataagtttctgtgtggacataggttttcctttctcttggcaAATACCCAAGAAAAGAATGGCTGGTTTGTATGGTAGATATATATgcaatttgaaaaaacaaaccGTCATGCTATTTTTCAAAGTGGTTATTTCAGTTTACCttccactagcagtgtatgaAATTTTCAGCTGCTTTACATCCTAGTCAACacttggtatggtcagtctttttaattttggaCATTCTAGTAGGTATACAGTAGTATCttacatggttttaatttgcatttctctaataagtAACTATGCTAAATGTCTTTTTGGGTGCTAACTTGTCATACATGCATGCTTATGGTGAGGTATCTATTCTAAtcctttacctatttttttttttttgagatggagtctcgctctgtcgcccaagctggagtgcagtggccagatctcagctcactgcaagctccgcctcccgggttcacgccattctcctgcctcagcctcccgagtagctggaactacaggcgcccgccacctcgcccggctatttttttgtattttttagtagagacggggtttcaccgtgttagccaggacggtctcgatctcctgacctcgtgatccgcccgtcttggcctcccaaagtgctgggattacaggcttgagccaccgcgcccggccacctatttttttttatttgggttgttttaCTAAGTTTTAAGAGCCACTTTATATATCCTATGACAAGTACCTTGTCaaatatgttttacaaatatttttcccaatctTTAGCTTCTCCTTTCACTTTCCTAACAGTGTCTTTTGGAAAGCAaaacttttgttatttatttatttatttatttttaaattttagactcagggggtacatgtgcaggttggttacacaGGTATATTATACGATGCTGAAGTCTGAGCTTctattgatcctgtcacccaaagagtgaacagagtacctgataggtagttctTCAACCCTTGCCCCTCTCCCTTACTTCTTTCTTTTGGAGTCCCCCGTGTCTATTGCTcctatctttgtgtccatgtgtacccagtgttctgtttctgtgttaattcacttagtaTAATGGCCTCTACCTGCATCTacattgctgcaaagaacatgatttcattttttatggccatatagtattccatggtgtatatgtaccattaatacattttctttatccaatccaccaatGATGGGCACCTgcgttgattccatgtctttgctattgtgaatagtgctgcaataaacatgagtgcaaatatcttttggatagaacaatttgttttcttttgggtatatacctaataatgggattggtgtagttctatttttggagaaatctccaaactgctttcgtCAGGGGcagaactagtttacattctcgtcaacagtgtataagcattcccttttctctgcaacgctgccaacatctgttattttttgacttattaataatagccattctgactggtatgattGCATCCcactgatgattaatgatgttgggcattttaaaaatgtttgttgtccatttgtatgttttcttttgagaagtgtctcacAGAAAGTGAGAAAAAACATTCAACTTTCTGGAACACTAAAGGTCCAAGGGGTGTTCAAGATTCACCTCACAGGCAAGGGCAAGATCAAACTATGAAAGCCACTCTGAAGGATAACTGACATATTTAGACTTTCAGAACCTGGTTCCTTGGGTTCAAGAGCTGAGTAGAAAGCTTTTGGTAAACCAAAAAATGTCCCATTTTGACATTACCTGCCACCTATTGGTAATATGTAATTGTCCTTGACAAAGAAATAACTTCCAGAATTTCTGATATTTTAACTTCATCcattagaaatatataattttgattcATCTTAGCTACTTAACAGGAGGCCCTAGTTGAGAGGACTTTTGAAAGTTACTCCCACAATTTCCTATTACTGTCTAACACAAACTCTGCCTAGCCACCATCTCTTTGACGCCCCCAAACATGCCATACTTGTTCCTAATTCCCAACCtttgttcttgttcttctttCCAGTGTGCCCTTTGTTCTCTGCCATTCTAAATCTGggtccaatcccagcactttcacaAAGACTTCTTTAGTTTTTCAGGCCCACACCTTTCTCCTTCTGACCTCTGTCTGCATGACTTAACTAATTACATAATCAGATAATCTGGTATACTCGTGTTATTACTTAAcagctttatgtattttatatgccTTGTCTTTTTAATGATACTAGAAATGACTGAAAGATAGGATTCTAGGAATGGGAGtcacattttgttttccataaCACTTAACACGTGAAATGGTTCCCATAGAAGTTACTTACCTCTTGTTTAATTGAACTTAATAAAAATCACTCATTGGATAAATGCCTTTGAGAGTCAGTTAGACATCATTTTTTTAACACTACCATTCTAGTTAAAGGAATTATGTAGCTGATGGAAACATAGCCTTTTCTGTACCTCATGActgataccttttttttctttttttgagatggagtcttgctctgttgcccaggctggagtgaagtggcacagtctccactcactgcagcctctgtctcctgggttcaagcaattctcctgcctcagcctcctaagtatctgggactacaggcacctgccaccatgcccaggtaatttttgtattttttagtagagacggggtttcatcatgttggccagactggtcttgaactcccgacctcaggtgatcctcctgccttggcttcccaaagtgatgggattataggcatgagccacagcatccagccTGTTTCCTACTTTTGAAAAGAACCCTATATATGTCACCAGGTTGCCTCTCCAGGCAACtttgataaaaatt
This is a stretch of genomic DNA from Rhinopithecus roxellana isolate Shanxi Qingling chromosome 4, ASM756505v1, whole genome shotgun sequence. It encodes these proteins:
- the LOC104663015 gene encoding 60S ribosomal protein L11-like, yielding MAQDQGEKENPMRELRIRKLCLNICVGESGDRLTRAAKVLEQLTGQTPVFSKARYTVRSFGIRRNEKIAVHCTVRGAKAEEILEKGLKVREYELRKNNFSDTGNFGFGIQEHIDLGIKYDPSIGIYGLDFYVVLGRPGFSIADKKRRAGCIGAKHRISKEEAMRWFQQKYDGIILPGK